ACCTATGACGTGGACATCCATGACCGGCTGCGGATCGGACTGGAGGTGCAGCGGCTCGCCGACCGGTGCGTGGGGCGGCTGCGCGGGGCCGGGCTGTCGGGGCGGACCATCGTGCTGAAGGTGCGCAGGTACGACTTCTCGACCCTGACCCGCTCCGAGACGCTCAGAGGGCCCACGGACGATCCGGCGGTCGTGCGGGAGGCGGCCGCGCGGCTGCTGGACTCCGTGGACACCACGGGTGGGGTACGGCTGCTGGGCGTGGGGGTGTCCGGGCTCGCGGACTACACCCAGGAGGACCTGTTCGCTCAGGCGATGCCATCGCCGCCGGCGGCGGAGCCGGACAAGGGTGAGGTGGAGGCCGTCGCGGAGCGGCCGGAGCCGGTGGAACGCCAGTGGCGTGCAGGGCAGGACATACGGCACACGGAGTACGGGCATGGGTGGGTGCAGGGCAGCGGTCTGGGACGGGTGACGGTGCGGTTCGAGACGCCGCAGTCCCCTCCGGGGAGGGTGCGGACGTTCTTGGTCGGGGATCCCGCGCTGGATGCCGCTGATCCGTTGCCGTTGGTCGATCACGTCTCTTCCGACCCGGCCAGCTTGCCGAAGTCGTGGTCCGGGGCCGAGGGGGGTGAGGCCACGTCCAGGCCGTAGTGGTGGTAGAGCTGGAGTTCCTGTTCCGGGGAGAGGTGGCGGCCCACGCCGAAGTCGGGGGCGTCCTTGATCAGGGCGCGGTCGAAGGGGACGCGGAGGGAGCCCTCGACCAGTTCGCTGGGTTCCAGGGGGACGAAGGCGTCGCGGGAGAACAGACCGGTGCGTATCGCCGCCCACTCGGGCACGCCGGTCGCGTCGTCGAGGTAGACCTCGTCGATGGTGCCTATCTTGGTGCCATTGCGGTCGAACGCCTTGCGGCCGATCAGGTTGCGCGGATCGATCTCGGTCTGCACGGTCCCTCTCCCTCCACGTGGTCGCAACTCATCCGTAACCACTACAAAAGAGCACATTCAGGGAGGCGGCCACTCGAGGGCTCGGGCGTTGACCCCGCTGGTAGGCTGACAGCGGCTGTTGACCCCGTGCGGGAGAGTCCTCCGACCACCTCGGAGGCGCCGAAGGAGCAAATCCTCCCCGGAATCTCTCAGGCTCACGTACCGCACGGACGAGGTCACTCTGGAAAGCAGGGCGGGGGTCGACGGCTCCCGCCCTCACCGACGGTGAAAGCCGGGGCATACCCGGTGAAGCTCTCAGGTTGAGATGACAGAGGGGGAGGCCGTCGGGGCACCCACGCCGTGGTGCCCTTCGAAGGTCGCGTCAGACCAGGAGGCCTCCGCAATGACCGCCCACCGCATCCCGCTCTCGGAGCTCGAAGAGGGCATCCCGTTCGAGCAGCGCCACATCGGGCCCGACCAGGAGGCGCGGGCCAAGATGCTCGCGCAGGTCGGCTACGGCTCGCTGGACGAGCTGACCGCCGCAGCGGTCCCGGATGTGATCAAGAACGCTGATGCCCTGGACCTGCCGGGCGCCCGCACCGAGGCCGAGGTGCTGGCCGAACTGCGCTCGCTCGCCGACCGTAACCAGGTCCTCGATTCCATGATCGGACTGGGGTACTACGGGACGTTCACGCCGCCGGTCATCCTGCGCAACGTCATGGAGAACCCGGCCTGGTACACGGCCTACACGCCGTACCAGCCGGAGATCTCCCAGGGGCGGCTCGAGGCCCTGCTGAACTTCCAGACCGTGGTCGCCGACCTCACCGGTCTGCCCACCTCGGGTGCCTCCCTGCTCGACGAGGGCACGGCCGCCGCCGAGGCGATGGCGCTCTCCCTGCGCATGGGCAAGAACAAGAAGGGCCTGTTCCTGGTCGACGCGGACGCGCTGCCGCAGACCATCGCCGTGATCGAGACGCGAGCGGAACCGACCGGTGTGGAGGTCGTCGTCGCCGACCTCAGCGCGGGCATCCCGGCCGACATCGCCGCGCGTGAGATCAACGGCGTGCTGATCCAGTACCCGGGCGCCTCCGGTGCCGTACGGGACATCAAGCCGGTCATCGACCAAGCGCACGAGCTGGGCGCCCTGGTCACCGTCGCCGCCGACCTGCTCGCGCTGACCCTGCTGACCTCGCCGGGCGAGCTGGGCGCGGACATCGCCGTCGGCACCACCCAGCGCTTCGGTGTGCCGATGGGCTTCGGCGGTCCGCACGCCGGCTACATGGCCGTGCGCGAGAAGTTCGCGCGCAGCCTGCCCGGCCGCCTCGTGGGCGTCTCCGTCGACGCCGACGGCAACAAGGCCTACCGGCTGGCGCTGCAGACCCGTGAGCAGCACATCCGCCGGGAGAAGGCGACCAGCAACATCTGCACCGCTCAGGTGCTGCTCGCCGTGATGGCCGGCATGTACGCCGTCTACCACGGGCCGGAGGGGCTCAAGACCATCGCCCGGCGGACGCACCGGTACGCCACGATCCTCGCCGAGGGGCTGAAGGCCGCCGGCGTCGAGATCGTCCACCGCGCCTTCTTCGACACCGTCACCGCGCGCGTGCCCGGCAGGGCCGCCGAGATCGTCGCCGCCGCCCGGAAGAACGGGGTCAACCTCCTCCCGGTCGACGCCGACCATGTCTCCCTGGCCTGCGACGAGACCACCAAGCGGGCCCAGCTGGCCGCCGTGTGGTCGGCCTTCGGTATCGAGGGCGACATCGAGGCGCTGGAGGCCACCGCCGAGGACACCCTCCCCGAGGCGCTGCTGCGCACCGACGCCTACCTCACCCACCCGGTCTTCCACCAGTACCGCTCCGAGACCGCGATGCTGCGCTACCTGCGCAGGCTGGCCGACCGCGACTACGCGCTCGACCGCGGCATGATCCCGCTGGGCTCCTGCACCATGAAGCTCAACGCGACCACGGAGATGGAGCCGGTCACCTGGCCCGAGTTCGGCCAGCTGCACCCCTTCGCCCCCGCCGAGCAGGCCGAGGGCTATCTCACCCTCATCCGCGAGCTGGAGGAACGTCTCGCCGAGGTCACCGGCTACGACAAGGTCTCCCTGCAGCCGAACGCCGGTTCGCAGGGCGAGCTGGCCGGTCTGCTCGCCGTACGCGGCTACCACCGCGCCAACGGCGACGAGCAGCGCACCGTCTGCCTGATCCCGTCCTCCGCGCACGGCACCAACGCGGCCAGCGCCGTGATGGCCGGCATGAAGGTCGTCGTCGTCAAGACCGCCGAGGACGGCGAGATCGACGTCGAGGACCTGCGCGCCAAGATCGAGCAGTACCGCGACGAGCTGGCGGTGCTGATGATCACCTACCCGTCGACGCACGGCGTGTTCGAGGAGCACGTCGCCGACATCTGCGCCCAGGTGCACGAGGCCGGCGGTCAGGTGTACGTCGACGGCGCCAACCTCAACGCCCTGGTCGGCCTCGCCAAGCCGGGCCACTTCGGCGGTGACGTCTCGCACCTGAACCTGCACAAGACCTTCTGCATCCCGCACGGCGGCGGCGGCCCCGGCGTCGGCCCGGTCGGGGTCCGCTCGCACCTGGCGCCGTACCTGCCGAACCACCCGCTCCAGCCGGAGGCCGGTCCGAAGACGGGCGTCGGTCCGATCTCCGCGGCACCGTGGGGCAGCGCGGGCATCCTGCCGATCTCGTGGGCGTACGTCCGCCTGATGGGCGGCGAGGGCCTCAAGCGTGCCACCCAGGTGGCGGTGCTCTCGGCGAACTACATCGCCAAGCGCCTGGAGCCGCACTTCCCGGTGCTCTACACCGGCCCCGGCGGCCTGGTCGCGCACGAGTGCATCATCGACCTGCGCCCGCTGACCAAGGCGACCGGCGTCAGCGTGGACGACGTGGCCAAGCGGCTGATCGACTACGGCTTCCACGCGCCCACCATGTCCTTCCCGGTGGCCGGCACGCTGATGATCGAGCCGACCGAGTCGGAGGACATCATCGAGCTGGACCGGTTCTGCGACGCGATGATCGCCATTCATGCGGAGATCGAGAAGGTCGGCTCGGGCGAGTGGCCGGCCGAGGACAACCCGCTGCGGAACGCTCCGCACACCGCGGCCGCGCTCGGCGGTGAGTGGGCGCACGCCTACAGCCGTGAGGACGCCGTCTTCCCGGCCGGTGTCTCGGCCGCCGACAAGTACTGGCCGCCGGTCCGCCGTATCGACCAGGCCTTCGGCGACCGCAACCTGGTGTGCTCCTGCCCGCCGCTGGACGCGTACGAGGACTGAGCGAGCGGTGGTCGGTGGGGCCCCGTCCGGTTTCCGGGCGGGGCCCTCGCCGTGTCAGGCCGTCGCCAGCGCCACCTCGGTCGCCTTGATGAGGGCGATCACGTCGGAGCCCACGAAGAGGCCGAGGTCGGCGACCGCGTCCTTGGTGATCGCCGCGGTCAGTTCGCCGCCGTCGACGGAGATCTTCACGGAGGCCATGACGGCGCCGGTGGTGAGGCCGGTGACCGCGCCGGGAAGCTGGTTGCGGATCGACAGGCCCTCGACCCGACGGGTGGCCAGGGAGACCTCGGTCGACTTCACCAGTGCCTGGACGGGCGAGCCGGGGGCGAGGGCCAGGTCGTCGGCGGACTCCTTGGTGATGGCCGCCATGAGGTGCTGGCCGCCGTTCAGACGGAGCTTGACGGTGGCCATGGCCTCGCCTTGCTGGACCTCTGTGACGGTGCCGGACAGCTGGTTGCGGATGCTCAGGGTCATGGGCATCCACGGTAGAGCGCCAGCCCGTTCACGCCGGGTATGCGTGGGTCTGCGTCGCTTTGACCGTCGCCCAGACAGCGGCGCCCGGGTGCAGCTCCAGGTCGGCCGCGGCGACCGTGGTCAGGTCCGCGGCGAGGGGGAGTTCGCCGGTGAGGTCGGCGCGGATCTGGTCGCCGTGCGTCTCCAGGCCGGCCACCTCGCAGCGCCAGAGGTTACGGGCGCTGGCGCCGGTGGGCCGGTCCCGGAACAGGGTGACGGCGCTGGGCGGGAACGCCACGAAGACCGGGCCGGACAGGTCTTCCGTGGTGGTGATGTCGGGTCCCGCGTCGAGTCGTACCGTGTGGCCGGCCGCCTGGCCGCGGTAGAGGTTGAGGCCGACGAGCTGGGCGATGTAGTCGGTGCGCGGATGGCGGGCGATGTCGGCGGGGGTGCCCTCCTGGACGACCCGGCCGTGCTCTATGACGACCAGCCGGTCCGCGAGCACCATGGCGTCCAGCGGGTCGTGCGTGACCAGGACGGCGACCGCCTCGAACTCGGCGAGGTGGCGGCGTAGTTGGGCGCGGACCTCCAGACGGGTGCGGGCGTCCAGGGCGGCCAGCGGCTCGTCCAGGAGCAGCAGCCGGGGGTGGGTGGCCAGGGCGCGGGCGAGCGCCACGCGCTGGGCCTGCCCGCCGGAGAGGCGGCGCGGTCTGGCGGCGGCGTGGTCGGCCAGGCCCATGCGGTCCAGCCAGGCCGCCGCCTGCGCGCGGGCCTCGGCCTTGCTCGCGCCCTGGCAGCGGGGGCCGAAGGCGACGTTGTCCAGGGCGGACAGGTGCGGGAAGAGAAGGTAGTCCTGGAAGACCACGCCGACCGGGCGGGACTCCGGGGGAGTGCGGTCCAGCGCGGTGCCGTCCAGGCGTAGGTGACCGTCGGTGAGCGGGGTGAGTCCGGCGAGGGTGCGCAGGGCTGTGCTCTTGCCGGCGCCGTTGGGGCCGAGGAGGGCGACGACGTCTCCGGGGGCGGCGGTGAGGGTCACGTCCAGGCGGAATGGGGGGCGGTCGACGACCAGGTGTGCGTCCAGGCCGGTGGTCGGGTGCGGCTCGCCTTCGGCCGCCTTCGGGTTCCCACCCGCACCATCCGTGCGGCTTTCGTCGCCGCGTGCGGGTGGCCCCTGCGGGGGTGCGGCGCCGTCGGCGGCTGCGGGTGCGGACGGTTGGCGGGGTGCGGCGGCGTTGGCCGGCGTCGGTGTGGACGGGCGGGAGGGCACGGGGTCGTTGGCGGACGCGAGTGCGGGGGGCCCGGGTGGGGGTTCTGCGCCGTTGGCGGCTGCGGACGCGGAAGGCCCGCGGGGTGCGGTGGTGCCGGGGGGTGTGGGTGCGGACGGGCGGTGGGTTGCCGGGGCGTCGGCGGACGCTGGTGTGGACGGTCCGTGGGGTGTGGTGGCGTCGGCGGGCGTGGGTGTGGACGGTCGGCGCGGTTCAGCCCCGTCTGCGGGCGTGGTCGTGGTCGGTCGGCGGGGTTCAACGCCCTCGGCGGATGCCGCTACGGACCGTCCTCGGGATGCGGCGTCGGATGCGGGCGTGGGTGTGGTCGGTCGGCGGCGGTCAGCCCTGTCGGCGGGCGTGGGTGTGGTCGGTCGGCGGCCTTCAGCCCCGTCGGCGGGTGTGGGGGTGGATGGTCGGTGTGGTTCGGAGGCGTTGGTGGTTGCTGGTGGCGCCGGTTCGTGTGGGGGTTGCGCGGCGGCTGCGGGGGTGGGGGCGGGCGGGCCCGGTGGGGTTTCGCCGCCGTCGGCGGATGTGAGGCGGGCGTTCGTCATGATGTCGTCATCCAACGGTCTCGCAACCCCGCCAGCACGGCGATCGACACCGTCAGCAGGACCAGGCTGAGGGAGACGGCGGCGTCGGGGTCGTTCTGCAGGGCCAGGTAGACCGCGAGGGGCATGGTCTGGGTGCGGCCGGGGAAGTTGCCCGCGAAGGTGATCGTCGCGCCGAACTCGCCGAGTGCGCGGGCCCAGGCCAGGACCGCGCCCGCCGCGATGCCGGGCGCGATCAGCGGCAGGGTGACCCGGCGGAACGCGGTGAAGCGGGACGCGCCGAGCGTGGTCGCCGCCTCCTCGAAGCGCGGGTCCGCCGCGCGCAGGGTGCCCTCGACGCTGATGACCAGGAACGGCATCGCGACGAACGCCTCCGCGATCACGACCCCGGCGGTGGTGAACGGCAGCGTGATCCCGAACCAGGCGTCCAGCCATTTGCCGATCACCCCGTTGCGGCCGAGGGCCAGCAGCAGCGCGACGCCGCCGACCACCGGCGGCAGCACGAGGGGCAGGGTGACCAGGGCCCGTACCAACCCCCGGCCGGGGAAGTCCGTACGGGCCAGCAGCCAGGCGAGCGGCACGCCCAGGACGAGGCTTACGGCCGTTGCCGCCGTGGCGCTGACCAGGGAGAGCTGGAGCGCCTGCCACACCTCCGTGCTGGACAGCCGGCCCGGCAGGCTGCGCCAGGGCGCGCGGATGAGCAGCGCGACCAGCGGCAGCAGCAGGAACGCCAGCGCCAGCAGGCCCGGCAGCAGCAGCGGCAACGGCACACCACGTCGGCCCCCCGTGCCGACGCGGCGGCGCCGCGGCCGGTCCGTGCGGGGACCGGTCGCGGCGCCGGGCTTGTGGAGCGAGGTCACGGCTTGAGGAACCCGGCCCCGCTCAGCACGTTCTGGCCCTCGGCGGACTGCACGAGGGCGATGAACGCCTTCGCGGTCCCGGCGTTCGGCGCGTTCTTCAGCAGGACGATCGGGTAGTCGTTGATCGCCTTGGCGGACTCGGGGAACTCCACGCCCTCCACCTTGCCACCCGCGGACTTCACATCGGTCTTGTAGACAACCGCGGCGTCCGCCTCCTTCAGCTCCACCTTGTTCAGGGCGCCCTTGACGTCCTGCTCGTAGGAGGCCGGGGTGAGCTTCAGGTGGCTGGCGTCCAGGGCCTTCTGGGCGGCGGCGCCGCACGGCACGGTCTTGTCGCACAGCACGATCTTCAGGCCGGGCTTGGTGAGGTCCTTCAGGGAGGCCACCTTGTGCGGGTTGCCCGGCACGGTGGCGATCTCCAGCTGGTTGCGGACGAAGACGGCCGGGGTGCCGGTCGCGTCCTTCTTGTCCGTCACGATCTTCATGGTCTTGGGGCTGGCGGCGGCGAACACGTCGGCCGGGGCACCGCCGGTGATGCTCGCGGCGAGGCTGTCGCTGCCGCCGAAGTTGAAGTTGACGTGGGTGCCCGGGTGCTGCTTCTCGAACTCCTTGCCCAGGGTCGAGAAGCTCTCCTTCAGCGAGGCGGCGGCGAACACGGTGACGTCGCCGGACAGCTTCGGCGAGGCGGAGCTCGACTTGTCCGACTTGGTGGCCGACGAGTCGGACGACGTCGACGAGGAGGAGCAGGCGCTGAGTGCCATCAGGGCTGCGGCTCCCGCGCCGGCCACCTGCAGCATTCGCCGGGTCCGGCGCACGGAACGGGTCATCACGGATCTACTCCTCGGGTTCTGTGGAACGACTGTCGCGCCCTGTCACAGCCGGGAGCACCGGCCGTGCGGCGATGATACTGCCGCATCTGCCACCTGTAAGTCTCCTGTCGCATCGCATGAGCTGCGAACTTGTGACTTGTAGCTTGCATGTGCGTTTGCATGGCGCGTCGCGGCGGGTACCGTGCTGCGGGAGGTGGTCGCAGGTGACGCTCGTGGAACTCGTCCTGACCGGCGATCTGGCCCGGCCCGCCCGCCTGACCGTGCCGGATCTGCTCCGCTGGCCGCAGCACCGCGCGGACGTCAGCTTCGAGTGCGCGACCAGCGGCATCCAGCACCACCGGTTCGCCGGTCCGCGCCTGTACGACGTGCTCGCCGACGCGGGGCCCGGCTTCGACCCGGCGCGACGCAAGGACCGGCTGCGCTTCCTCATCTCCGTCACCGGCACCGACGGCCACCACGCGGTGCTGTCCTGGGCCGAGATCGACCCGGACTTCGCGGACGCGCCCGTCCTGCTGGGCGTGCGCATCGACGACACCCCGCTGGACGCCGCCGGACCCCAGCTGGTCCTCCCGCAGGACCGGTGCGGGGCCCGGCACATCAGCGGGATCACGGCGATCCGGGTGGACGGCGGCTACCGCTGTGGCGCTCCAGCTGCCGCCACACCCGGTCACGCAGCAGCGGCACCTCGGTGAACCGCACGCCGGTGGCGTCCCGCAGGGCATTCGCCAGAGCCGGGGCGACCGGGTTGAACGGGCTCTCGCTCATCGACTTGGCGCCCAGCGGGCCGATCGCGTCGGCGGTCTCCATGAAGTGCGCCTCGGTGCGCGGCACGTCGGCGTACTGCGGGAGCCGGTAGCGGCGGAAGGCGGCCGTGTCGACCGCGCCCCGCTCGTCCAGCAGGACCCGCTCGAAGAGTGTGGCACCGAGCGCCTGGGCGACCCCGCCCTCGACCTGGCCACGGCACTGCATCGGGTTCATCACCTTGCCGGCGTCGGCCGCGTGCACACTGCGCAGGATGCGGATCTCGCCGGTGCCGGGATCGACCGCCGCCCGGAACCAGTGCGCGTTGAAGGCGACCGAGCGCGGGGTGCCGCCGAAGTGCCCGTCGGCGGCCGGCTCCAGGCCGACCGCCACTCGGGCAGTCCGTGGATGTCGTCGAACCACTCGTCGTCCCCGACGGCCCCCGCGATCGCCGTGCGCAGCACCTCGGCCGTCTGGGGCAGCGGGAACCACAGCCGCACCGGGCGGACCGTGGCGGCCGTGACGGTGATCGCGAAGGACTGGTCCACCGGGTCGAGCGTGCCGATGAGCAGGGCGGCCGAGCGGCCGAGGCCGTACAGCGAGGTCTGCCGGAACGCCGTACGGCAGGCCAGGGCGCGGGCGGGCAGGGTGACCGAGCGCAGGAGTTCGCCCTCGGCGAGGTCCTTGCGGCCCGCGCCGGTGATGAAGTCGGTGACGCGGACCCGGCGCCGGCTGCCGGGCGATGAGCAGGCACTCTCCGTCGAGCGCGGCCGTGAGGGAGATCATCGGGCCGGCCGGCAGACCGTTGCAGAGGTTCCCGCCGACGGTGGCCATGTTCCAGATCTTGAACGAGGCGAGGAACGCCCGGCAGCACTGCTCGAACAGCGGCGCCGCGGGAGCGAGCAAGTCCCGAGCGCGGCGGGACAGTTCGGCGATGGTGCAGGTGGCGGCGAGCTCCAGCGAGCCGTCCGCGTGGCGTTGCACGGGTGTCCAGCCCATCCGGCGCAGGTCCACCAGGCGCCGCAGATGCGGCTGGGGCTCGGAGAACAGGTACGTCCCGCCGCCGAGCCAGGCGTCCCCGGGGCGTCGGGGCGCGGGCCGTCCGGCGTCCCGTATCTCGGCCACCGTGTTCAGGTCCATGGCCGAAAGTGAATCAGCGGGATCCGGGCCGGACGACTGGTTCGGAGCACGGAAACCCCGAGGCCGCGGCCGTCGCCACTGGAGGATCCACCAAGAGGCATTCCGCTTCCGAAGGCTTGCATTTACGATGCTTCATCTCATACTCGCCTAGCGAATGCGATACGCCGGGGGTTCGCCTCGCCGTCCGGCAGCCGTACGAGGAGCCAGCACATGCACGTCGAACACCTCCTGGAGGACGCCTCCCTCGGCCTGCGCCTGCTGTGGGCGCAGGACGCGCTGCTGAGGCGTGAAATCAGCGGAGTGACCGTCACGGACCTGGAGGACCCGGCCCGGTTCGTGCGGCCCGGCGAACTGGTGCTCAGCGGACTCGTGTGGTGGACGCCCGAGGGTGGCTCCGGCAGGGCGGAGCGATTCGTCTCGGCGCTGAAGGACGCGGGGGCCGCCGCGCTGCTCGCGGGCGAGGAGACCCACGGCAGCGTGCCGGACGACCTCATCGAGGCGTGCGAACGGCACCGGGTGCCGGTGGCCGGGGTTCCGGCGCACATCATGTTCCGGTCCATCACGGACACCGTCTATCTGCGCCAGTGGGGCGGGCTGAGCCGGCATCACGTGCTGCCGGAGAACACCCGCGTGCGGCTGAGCCGGCTGCTCGCGCAGGAGGCCGGGCCGGACGCCGTGCTCGCCGCGGCCTTCGCCCACCTCGGCGGGACCACCGCGTATGTCCTCACCCCCTCGGGGCGGACGGTCGCGGCCACGGCGGGCGCCCCGGCCGTGCCCGCGCGGGAGGCGGTCGCGCTCGTCGCCGACGGGTCCGGGGTCACCGCATCCGTCGACGCCGGCGGCCTGTCGCCCTACGGGCGCCGGCTGTTGTACCTGCCCGATCCCGACGGCGCCCCGCCGCGCATGCTGCACGAGGTCGCCGCCGTCCTGGCGCACTGCCAGGAGGACGGCGCCCGGCGCCCGGCGGCCGGGGCGCGCGCTGTGGACGAGCTCGGTGCGCTGCTCGCCGCCGCGGGTGGGCGGGAGGACGGCACGGTGCGGGCGGCGCTGCGCCGGTGCGGGCTGCCGGAGACGGGGCTGTACCAGGTGATCGTCGCGGATGTGGTGGCGCGGGAGCCGGGGCAGAGCGAAGTGCTGCTCGCCGAGAGCGCGTTGACGGAGGTGGCGGGGCATCTGGTGGGGGAGGCGGGTGGCGGAGGTGCCGCTGATGCCGGGGCGGAGGCGATCGGCGCCGGGGGTGTCGACCGCAGTGCCGGCGAGGGGACTCCGGCCGTTGCGGCGGCCGTGGGGCGGTTGCCGGACGGGTGTGCCTTCGCGGTGCTGTCCGGTGGGCCGGACGGCTGGGCGCAGGAGGTCTGGCCGCTGGTCGCCGACTGCGCTCCCGGCCTCGTGCTGCACGGCGGCATCTGCGCGTCCGCGGCGGGAGCCGAGGATCTGGGCGGCGCGCTGGCCCAGGCCCGTTACGCCCTCGCCTCGGCCCGCAGCCGCGCGCCCGACGCCTCCCGGCTCACCGACGCCCGCTCCCTCGCCGGCCCCGACGCGCTGCTCACGGGGGTGCCGGCCGACGTACGCGCCGCCTTCAGCCATACGGTCCTCGGCCCGCTGCTGGACACCGGCCGGCCTGCCATGGCCGTCCTGCTGAGCACCCTGGAGACCTTCCTGGCCTGCGACGGCTCCTGGGCGCGTACGGCCCAGGAGTTGCATCTGCACGTCAACACCGTGCACTACCGGGCGGAACGCATCGAGCGGCTCACCGGGCGCGACCTGTCCCGGCTGCGGGACCGGCTCGACCTGTGGGCGGCGCTGCTCTGCCGGTGAGGGCAGGGGCGTGCGGGTCAGACGCGGTCGATGTGCACGTTGGTGGACTTCACGCGCGCGGTGGCCTCCATGCCGACCTCCAGGCCCAGTTCCTCCACGGCCTCCCGGGTGAGCAGCGAGACCAGCCTGTGCGGGCCCGCCTGGATCTCCACCTGGGCGGCGACGTCACCGAGCTTGATCGCCGTGACGATGCCGGGGAAGGCGTTGCGCACGGACGTGTACGAGGCGTCCTCCTCGCCGCCGCCCGCCTTGGCCAGTTCGACCGAGAACGCGGCGAGGTCCCTGCCATCGATGAGCCGGCGCCCGGCCTCGTCGCGATGGGTCGCCACCCGGCCCGCGTCGGCCCAGCGGCGGGCGGTGTCCGGGCTCACGCCGAGCAGCCGCGCCGCCTGGCCGATCGTGTAGGACTGCATGCCGGTCACGATAGGGCCACCACCCGGGAACCGCGGACGTGGGGTTGGCCGTTGGGTATAACGCGATATAACGTTAGTGCGCGATGACGGTTCCCTGCGGGGACGTGCTGAATCGGGGTGAGGGAATGGCGGCCGAGCTGCTGCACACGCAGATGCCGCCCGGACTGCGTGCCTCGCACGCGGACCGGGACCGGGTGGTGGAGGCGCTGACGGGCGCCGCGGGAGACGGCCGGATCACGCCCGAGGAACTGGACG
Above is a genomic segment from Streptomyces fodineus containing:
- a CDS encoding TOBE domain-containing protein, with protein sequence MQSYTIGQAARLLGVSPDTARRWADAGRVATHRDEAGRRLIDGRDLAAFSVELAKAGGGEEDASYTSVRNAFPGIVTAIKLGDVAAQVEIQAGPHRLVSLLTREAVEELGLEVGMEATARVKSTNVHIDRV